A window from Aquiluna borgnonia encodes these proteins:
- a CDS encoding phytoene/squalene synthase family protein has translation MESQDTTKVPTGLHLYNLAAHQASREVIYSYSTSFGLATRLLDSSIRHHVENIYAMVRVADEIVDGSAAEAALREPSINPSVELDSFEAETYRAMELGYSTNLVCHAFGQSAREVGIGKDIVEPFFYSMRQDLTESEHDQASFDRYVYGSAEVVGLMCLAAFVHGSKFSTEEKVTLVKGARALGAAFQKVNFLRDLAADFKRLGRSYFPDVNVNNFDEQTKARLVADIEQDLKTSAASLPLLPGSAKRAVTAAQLLFGELNQKISKTPAEELINQRISVGTLSKLWLLAKALLGVKP, from the coding sequence GTGGAAAGCCAAGACACGACCAAGGTCCCGACTGGGCTGCACCTTTACAACCTCGCTGCTCATCAAGCCAGCAGAGAGGTTATTTATAGCTATTCGACCTCGTTTGGACTTGCAACCAGGTTGCTGGATAGCTCAATTAGACACCACGTCGAGAACATCTACGCCATGGTCCGAGTGGCCGATGAAATAGTTGACGGATCCGCCGCCGAGGCAGCCTTGCGGGAACCCAGCATCAACCCTTCGGTCGAGCTGGACAGCTTTGAGGCTGAGACCTACCGGGCAATGGAGCTTGGCTACAGCACCAACTTGGTGTGTCACGCGTTTGGGCAGAGTGCTCGTGAGGTCGGTATCGGCAAGGACATTGTTGAGCCCTTTTTCTATTCAATGCGTCAGGACCTAACTGAGTCAGAGCACGACCAAGCATCTTTTGATCGATACGTTTACGGATCGGCAGAGGTAGTTGGACTGATGTGCCTGGCGGCCTTTGTACATGGTAGTAAGTTCAGCACCGAGGAAAAGGTGACCCTGGTCAAAGGTGCTCGCGCTTTGGGGGCCGCTTTCCAAAAGGTCAACTTTCTGCGGGATTTGGCAGCTGACTTCAAGCGCTTGGGGCGCTCCTACTTCCCAGATGTAAATGTCAATAATTTCGATGAGCAAACCAAGGCCAGACTGGTTGCTGACATTGAACAGGATCTCAAGACCTCTGCCGCCTCACTACCGCTGCTTCCCGGCTCAGCAAAGAGAGCAGTGACCGCGGCGCAGCTGCTGTTTGGGGAACTGAACCAGAAGATTTCCAAAACCCCGGCCGAGGAGCTAATCAATCAGAGAATCAGCGTGGGAACGCTTTCCAAGCTGTGGTTGTTGGCAAAGGCACTACTAGGAGTGAAACCATGA
- the ilvD gene encoding dihydroxy-acid dehydratase, whose translation MPNSMKPRSFAVTDGLERAAARGMLRAVGMGDEDWEKPQIGVASSWNEVTPCNLSLDRLADAAKMGVHAAKGYPLEFGTISVSDGISMGHEGMHFSLVSREVIADSVETVMQAERLDGSVLLAGCDKSLPGMLMAAARLDLASVFLYAGSIAPGWVKLTDGTEKQVTIIDAFEAVGACKAGKMSQEDVDRIERAICPGEGACGGMYTANTMASVGEALGMSLPGSASPPSADRRRDAWAHRSGEAVVNLIAKGITARQIMTKKAFENAIAVTMAFGGSTNAVLHLLAIAREAEVDLQLSDFNRIADKVPHLGDLKPFGQFVMNDVDRVGGVPVLMKALLDAGLIHGDALTVTGKTVAENLADINPPDPDGKIIRAMDNPIHVNGGINVLHGTIAPDGAVVKTAGFDLASFEGPARVFEREAGAMEALSRGEIKAGDVVVIRYEGPKGGPGMREMLAITGAIKGAGLGKDVLLLTDGRFSGGTTGLCIGHIAPEATDGGPIALVRDGDIIRVDIAARSLDLLVDEAELARRKTEWQPLPPRYTRGVLAKYSKLVHSAAEGAYCG comes from the coding sequence ATGCCTAACTCGATGAAACCAAGGTCATTTGCCGTAACCGACGGACTTGAGCGCGCTGCCGCCCGCGGCATGCTCCGCGCCGTTGGTATGGGAGACGAAGACTGGGAGAAACCCCAGATCGGTGTCGCTTCCTCATGGAACGAGGTGACTCCCTGCAACCTTTCCCTTGATCGCCTCGCAGACGCTGCCAAGATGGGCGTGCACGCGGCTAAGGGTTACCCGCTGGAATTTGGAACTATTTCTGTCTCCGACGGCATTTCGATGGGCCACGAGGGCATGCACTTTTCGCTGGTTTCCCGAGAGGTAATTGCCGACTCGGTTGAGACCGTGATGCAGGCAGAGCGTCTAGACGGCTCGGTTTTGCTTGCCGGTTGCGATAAGTCACTGCCGGGGATGCTCATGGCGGCTGCGCGCTTGGATTTGGCTTCGGTTTTCCTCTACGCCGGCTCAATTGCTCCGGGCTGGGTGAAGCTGACCGACGGCACCGAGAAGCAGGTCACCATCATCGACGCGTTTGAGGCCGTCGGAGCCTGCAAGGCCGGCAAGATGAGCCAAGAGGATGTCGATCGTATCGAGCGAGCCATTTGCCCTGGCGAGGGAGCCTGCGGTGGTATGTACACCGCAAACACCATGGCTTCCGTTGGTGAGGCTCTGGGCATGAGCCTTCCAGGCTCAGCATCGCCACCATCGGCCGACCGTCGCCGTGACGCCTGGGCTCACCGCTCTGGCGAGGCGGTTGTGAACCTGATTGCAAAGGGCATCACCGCCCGGCAGATCATGACCAAGAAGGCGTTCGAGAACGCTATTGCGGTGACCATGGCCTTCGGAGGTTCCACCAACGCAGTGCTTCACCTGTTGGCAATTGCTCGCGAGGCCGAGGTTGATCTGCAGCTTTCTGACTTCAACCGAATTGCCGACAAGGTGCCCCACCTGGGTGACCTGAAGCCATTTGGCCAGTTTGTAATGAACGATGTCGATCGGGTTGGTGGCGTTCCAGTGCTGATGAAGGCGCTGCTAGATGCCGGGTTGATCCACGGTGATGCCCTGACGGTGACAGGCAAAACGGTTGCGGAGAACTTGGCTGACATCAATCCACCTGATCCAGACGGCAAAATCATCAGGGCCATGGACAACCCAATCCACGTCAATGGTGGCATCAACGTGCTGCACGGCACTATTGCCCCAGATGGCGCAGTCGTTAAGACTGCCGGATTCGACCTGGCCTCATTCGAGGGTCCAGCTCGAGTCTTCGAGCGGGAGGCTGGTGCCATGGAGGCACTGTCGCGCGGTGAGATCAAGGCCGGAGACGTGGTTGTCATTCGCTACGAGGGGCCAAAGGGCGGCCCGGGCATGCGCGAGATGCTTGCCATCACCGGAGCGATTAAGGGTGCGGGATTGGGCAAGGATGTCCTACTATTGACGGACGGAAGATTCTCAGGCGGCACAACCGGCCTGTGCATCGGACACATTGCTCCAGAGGCCACCGACGGTGGACCAATTGCTCTGGTTCGCGATGGAGACATTATTCGTGTCGACATCGCAGCTCGTTCGCTTGACTTACTGGTCGACGAAGCTGAGTTGGCTCGCCGCAAAACTGAATGGCAGCCGTTGCCACCGCGCTACACCCGCGGTGTTCTTGCAAAGTACTCAAAGCTCGTGCACTCCGCCGCAGAAGGTGCATACTGCGGCTAA
- a CDS encoding lycopene cyclase domain-containing protein — translation MASELSYLAIAMPPVLVMLVLGLVLRSKLQLRALVVAAVVVLAMTAVFDNLIIWAGIVAYDQTLISGVKLALAPIEDFSYSLVGLILIPLVWELWERRK, via the coding sequence GTGGCTTCGGAGCTGAGCTACCTCGCAATTGCCATGCCACCGGTACTGGTGATGCTGGTACTGGGCCTGGTGCTGAGAAGTAAATTGCAGCTGAGAGCCCTGGTGGTAGCTGCTGTGGTTGTGCTTGCGATGACCGCGGTGTTTGACAATCTGATCATTTGGGCAGGGATCGTCGCCTATGACCAGACGCTGATTTCAGGGGTAAAGCTTGCACTTGCCCCGATAGAGGACTTCTCCTACTCACTGGTTGGTCTAATACTTATCCCACTGGTTTGGGAGCTTTGGGAAAGAAGAAAATGA
- a CDS encoding acetolactate synthase large subunit has product MSKEMLTGAQAIIRSLELLGVDTVFGLPGGAILPTYDPLMDSKKIRHILVRHEQGAGHAAEGYAAASNKLGVCIATSGPGATNLVTPIMDAMMDSVPLLAITGQVNSHAIGTDAFQEADIVGITMPITKHSFLVTDPEDIPGVIAAAYELATTGRPGPVLVDVAKDAQNKKFEFSWPPKVDLPGYKPVSDPHGKQVQAAAELILSSQKPIFYVGGGVIRAQAHAELARLVELVGAPVTTTLMARGAFPDSHPNHLGMPGMHGTVPAVTGLQKADLLITLGARFDDRVTGDVKSFAPGAKVIHVDIDPAEIGKIRHADVPIVGDAKVVIAMLTAEIEKQLGGMRPNYEAWWQFINGLKERYPLGYVDLDDGKLAPQTVIKRIGELSGPDAIYCAGVGQHQMWSAQFIKYEKPNTWINSGGAGTMGYSVPAAMGAKVAMPDRLVWSIDGDGCFQMTNQELATCTINNIPIKVAIINNSSLGMVRQWQTLFYNERYSNTDLHTGTDSLMVPDFVKLADAYGCLAIRVEREDEIDAAIKLAMETNDRPVVIDFIVGKDAMVWPMVPAGVSNDAVQYARDAAPIWDGEE; this is encoded by the coding sequence ATGTCTAAGGAAATGCTCACCGGAGCACAGGCCATCATTCGCTCGCTTGAACTGCTGGGCGTTGACACTGTGTTTGGTCTGCCTGGCGGCGCCATTCTGCCAACCTACGACCCGCTGATGGACTCCAAAAAGATTCGCCACATTCTGGTGCGTCACGAGCAGGGTGCTGGCCACGCGGCTGAGGGTTACGCTGCTGCCAGCAACAAGCTGGGTGTCTGCATTGCAACCAGCGGGCCGGGAGCGACCAACCTCGTCACCCCGATCATGGACGCCATGATGGACTCGGTTCCGCTATTGGCAATTACCGGACAGGTCAACTCGCACGCCATCGGCACTGACGCTTTCCAAGAGGCAGACATTGTCGGAATCACCATGCCAATTACCAAGCACAGCTTCTTGGTAACCGACCCCGAGGACATCCCCGGCGTCATTGCGGCAGCCTACGAGCTTGCCACCACCGGCCGGCCCGGTCCGGTGCTGGTGGACGTTGCCAAAGATGCGCAAAACAAGAAGTTTGAATTCTCCTGGCCACCTAAAGTTGACCTGCCGGGCTACAAGCCGGTCAGTGACCCGCACGGTAAGCAGGTGCAGGCCGCTGCCGAGCTGATTCTCTCGAGCCAAAAGCCAATCTTCTACGTTGGCGGCGGCGTAATCCGTGCCCAGGCTCACGCCGAGCTGGCAAGGCTGGTGGAGTTGGTTGGCGCTCCAGTGACCACAACTTTGATGGCCAGAGGTGCTTTCCCTGATTCTCACCCAAACCACCTCGGCATGCCCGGCATGCACGGTACCGTGCCCGCGGTCACCGGCCTGCAGAAGGCGGATTTGCTCATTACCCTGGGGGCTCGATTTGATGACCGGGTCACCGGCGATGTCAAGAGCTTCGCACCCGGAGCCAAGGTGATTCACGTTGACATTGACCCAGCCGAAATTGGAAAGATTCGCCATGCGGATGTTCCGATTGTGGGCGATGCCAAAGTGGTAATTGCCATGTTGACTGCGGAAATTGAGAAGCAGCTTGGCGGCATGAGGCCAAACTACGAAGCCTGGTGGCAGTTCATCAACGGCCTCAAGGAGCGCTACCCGCTCGGGTATGTGGATCTGGACGATGGCAAGCTCGCGCCGCAGACCGTCATCAAGCGAATCGGTGAGCTAAGTGGCCCAGACGCCATCTACTGTGCGGGAGTAGGCCAGCACCAAATGTGGTCTGCCCAGTTCATCAAGTACGAAAAACCCAACACCTGGATCAACTCAGGCGGTGCTGGAACCATGGGCTACTCGGTTCCCGCTGCCATGGGCGCCAAGGTTGCGATGCCAGACCGCCTGGTTTGGTCAATCGATGGCGATGGCTGCTTCCAGATGACCAACCAGGAGCTGGCCACCTGCACCATCAACAACATTCCAATCAAGGTCGCCATTATCAACAACTCTTCGCTGGGCATGGTTCGGCAGTGGCAGACGCTGTTTTACAACGAGCGCTACTCAAACACCGACCTGCACACCGGAACTGACTCGCTAATGGTGCCGGACTTTGTGAAGCTTGCCGATGCTTACGGTTGCCTGGCAATCCGTGTTGAGCGCGAGGATGAAATCGACGCTGCCATCAAGCTCGCGATGGAGACCAACGACCGCCCCGTAGTTATCGACTTCATCGTTGGTAAAGACGCCATGGTGTGGCCAATGGTTCCAGCCGGTGTCTCAAACGACGCCGTGCAGTACGCCCGAGATGCGGCCCCGATCTGGGACGGTGAGGAGTAA
- a CDS encoding SprT-like domain-containing protein — MFSEVSELADQLFQRHGLINYSFGFDRAVRRAGLCNYSKRRITISRHLVQVSEIHQIEQVLLHEIAHALCGQQAGHGPIWRAKATELGYLHQRIDGNAIAKSSAKYRGLCPQGHEHFRSRRPSRALSCKGCAPVFSRRYLISWQEIS, encoded by the coding sequence GTGTTTAGTGAAGTAAGTGAGTTGGCCGATCAGCTTTTCCAGCGGCATGGCCTGATCAACTACTCGTTTGGCTTCGATCGAGCGGTGCGCAGAGCGGGATTGTGTAACTACTCCAAGCGCCGCATCACGATCTCAAGGCATCTGGTTCAAGTCTCCGAAATTCATCAAATTGAGCAGGTCTTACTGCATGAAATTGCCCACGCACTCTGTGGGCAGCAGGCTGGCCACGGACCAATTTGGAGAGCTAAGGCAACCGAGCTGGGTTACCTGCACCAACGAATCGATGGCAATGCCATAGCGAAGAGTTCGGCAAAGTACCGGGGGTTGTGTCCCCAGGGGCACGAGCATTTTCGTTCCCGAAGGCCAAGTCGAGCTCTGTCTTGCAAGGGTTGCGCTCCAGTTTTCTCAAGGCGCTACCTGATCAGCTGGCAGGAAATCAGCTAG
- a CDS encoding lycopene cyclase domain-containing protein — MNLIYLSALLVSILGLGLIDLRQRLALPVAPLRTVVTIGFAVGIFLVWDLVGIALGIFFRGPTEFLTGITLANELPLEELFFLILLSYTILLAYLGAKKWLRS; from the coding sequence TTGAACCTGATTTACCTCAGCGCCCTTCTGGTCTCAATTCTCGGGTTGGGGCTGATTGACCTTCGTCAGCGACTAGCTCTCCCAGTCGCTCCCCTGCGCACTGTCGTCACCATTGGGTTTGCCGTTGGGATTTTTCTGGTTTGGGATTTGGTGGGCATCGCCCTGGGTATCTTTTTTCGCGGCCCAACTGAGTTTCTTACCGGAATAACTCTGGCAAATGAGCTTCCGCTCGAAGAGCTGTTCTTTTTGATTTTGCTGAGCTACACGATTCTGCTGGCCTACCTTGGAGCTAAAAAGTGGCTTCGGAGCTGA
- the metZ gene encoding O-succinylhomoserine sulfhydrylase has protein sequence MTKREKPWGHNEPIHKATTRALHPDTIAIRGALNRSGFGETSEALYLTSGFTYDSAQQAEQAFMENEEHYLYSRFANPTVAMFEERLALIEGAEAALATGSGMSAMFASVAALVSQGDRVVASPAMFSSCYVVLTEILPKWGVLVDVVAENTEEQWRAALKTPAKAVFIETPSNPLMEIVDIALVAELTHAAGGILIVDNVMASPVLQRPLDLGADVVMYSATKHMDGQGRVLGGAVLGSRHYIDNVLKPFTRHTGPSLSPFNAWVLTKSLETMSMRVNRMADSALEIATALEALPEISKVVYPFLDSHPDSSLARRQMIKGGTTLALELKGGKSQVFDFMNRLEVIDISNNLGDSRSLITHPASSTHRRLDAATQAKMGITESTLRLSVGLEDPKDLITDLKLAL, from the coding sequence ATGACTAAGCGCGAGAAACCCTGGGGGCACAATGAACCCATCCACAAGGCAACCACTCGCGCTCTGCACCCAGACACTATCGCCATTCGAGGTGCGCTGAACCGCTCCGGTTTTGGCGAAACTTCAGAGGCGCTTTACCTAACTTCGGGCTTTACCTATGACTCGGCCCAGCAGGCCGAGCAAGCCTTCATGGAGAATGAGGAGCACTACCTCTACTCGCGTTTTGCCAACCCCACAGTTGCCATGTTTGAGGAGCGCCTGGCTTTGATTGAAGGAGCTGAGGCAGCCCTAGCGACCGGCAGTGGAATGTCCGCCATGTTTGCTTCAGTCGCTGCGCTGGTATCTCAGGGTGACCGAGTTGTTGCATCACCAGCCATGTTCTCCTCCTGCTACGTGGTGCTAACCGAGATTCTCCCGAAGTGGGGGGTACTCGTGGACGTGGTTGCTGAAAACACCGAGGAGCAGTGGCGCGCTGCGCTCAAAACCCCCGCCAAGGCTGTTTTTATCGAGACTCCCAGTAATCCACTAATGGAAATCGTGGACATTGCGTTGGTTGCCGAGCTCACCCATGCGGCCGGCGGCATTTTGATAGTCGATAACGTAATGGCCTCCCCAGTGCTACAGCGTCCGTTGGATCTCGGGGCTGACGTGGTGATGTATTCGGCGACCAAACACATGGATGGGCAGGGCAGAGTGCTCGGCGGAGCCGTGCTGGGCAGCAGACACTACATCGACAATGTCCTCAAGCCATTTACTCGCCACACCGGACCTTCCCTCTCACCATTCAATGCCTGGGTGCTGACTAAGTCCTTAGAGACCATGAGCATGCGGGTCAACAGGATGGCAGATTCCGCACTTGAAATAGCAACCGCACTAGAAGCCCTGCCGGAAATCAGCAAGGTGGTTTATCCATTCTTGGATTCGCATCCCGACAGTTCTCTGGCCAGAAGGCAAATGATCAAAGGTGGCACCACCCTCGCCCTTGAGTTGAAGGGTGGGAAGAGCCAGGTCTTTGACTTTATGAATCGCCTTGAGGTGATTGATATCTCCAACAACCTGGGAGACTCAAGATCGCTCATAACGCACCCAGCGTCTTCCACACACCGCAGACTTGACGCAGCTACTCAGGCGAAAATGGGAATCACCGAATCTACGCTTCGGCTTTCGGTTGGCCTAGAGGATCCCAAGGACCTGATAACCGATCTGAAGCTAGCCCTCTAG
- a CDS encoding prenyltransferase translates to MKLLGKLFWSSRPISWVNTAFPFAAAYFFTTGKIDWVLILGSIFFLIPYNLLMYGVNDVFDYESDLRNPRKGGIEGALLDPKFHRPTLIASFGMALPPAMALSFVNPTATAILWFVLFMVVAYSLKGLRFKEIPFLDSLTSAIHFVGPAAVGLAMAEAELEGEITLAMVAFLIWGMASHAFGAVQDVRADREAGIKSIATAIGARATTRLAFIGYLVAAALTLTLPDRFAFSALAAVPYLFVTLREWNIEDSNCERANRGWKLFIGLNFLAGAIISSLLIGPS, encoded by the coding sequence ATGAAGCTGCTGGGGAAATTGTTCTGGTCATCCAGGCCGATCTCCTGGGTCAACACTGCATTTCCGTTTGCCGCCGCATACTTCTTCACCACCGGAAAAATCGACTGGGTTTTGATCCTCGGGTCAATCTTTTTCCTCATCCCATACAACCTGCTGATGTATGGGGTGAACGACGTCTTTGACTACGAGAGTGATTTACGAAACCCGAGAAAAGGCGGCATCGAGGGTGCGCTGCTGGATCCAAAATTTCACCGACCAACACTGATTGCAAGCTTTGGCATGGCGTTGCCCCCTGCCATGGCCCTGAGTTTTGTGAACCCAACCGCCACGGCAATTCTGTGGTTTGTGCTTTTTATGGTTGTCGCTTACAGCCTGAAAGGTTTGCGGTTCAAAGAAATACCTTTTCTAGACTCCCTCACTAGCGCCATTCACTTCGTGGGTCCGGCGGCGGTTGGCCTTGCGATGGCGGAGGCAGAGCTGGAGGGTGAGATTACCCTGGCCATGGTGGCCTTTTTGATCTGGGGCATGGCCTCTCACGCTTTCGGTGCGGTGCAGGATGTCCGGGCAGATCGAGAAGCTGGCATCAAATCAATTGCCACTGCCATTGGAGCTCGCGCCACCACCAGGTTGGCATTTATTGGCTACCTGGTGGCCGCCGCCCTTACCCTCACCCTCCCCGATAGATTTGCTTTCTCAGCCCTGGCAGCCGTTCCCTATTTATTTGTGACCCTCAGGGAGTGGAACATTGAGGACTCAAACTGCGAGCGGGCCAACCGCGGTTGGAAACTGTTCATCGGTCTGAATTTCCTAGCCGGAGCCATAATCAGCTCACTGCTAATTGGGCCTAGCTGA
- the crtI gene encoding phytoene desaturase family protein — protein sequence MSQKTAIVIGGGIAGLSTAALLAKAGMKVKLFEAREGLGGRAQMWEKDGFRFDMGPSWYLMPDAFEQFFNLMGTTAAKELNLTRLSPAYQTFEEGNPEPLVLSNKLEEVKALFESQEPGSSKRLQDYLDSAQEAYELSVKHFLYTNFKDLRSFLHPEVLAKLGKFVKLLLTSLYKFSSQYVSNPTLLKVLNFPAVFLGASPYNTPSMYHLMSHVDMNQGVFYPQGGLHTVIEATARLAKQHGVEIHTSSPVAKILTSAGKAVGVRVGAADYLADVVVASADLQFVETQLLEPSEQSFPQSWWNKRQPGPSALLLYLGVKGKIPQLQHHTLLNTADWDKNFDAVFRKADGKSIIPSPASLYICMPSKTDPSVAPEGMENIFVLVPIAADPAIGGAGDERFEAAADQVIDQIATWCQIPDFKERIVLRRSFGPRDFKAELNAWSGTALGMAHTLGQSAFFRPKNYSKKLKNLFYVGHNTIPGIGLPMCLIGAELVYKHLTDDRSAGPIKGELKPVKVFKGLA from the coding sequence ATGAGTCAAAAAACCGCAATTGTGATCGGTGGTGGCATTGCCGGCCTTTCCACCGCAGCCCTGCTGGCTAAAGCCGGCATGAAGGTAAAGCTGTTTGAGGCTCGCGAGGGGCTGGGCGGTCGCGCCCAGATGTGGGAGAAGGATGGCTTCCGCTTCGACATGGGGCCGAGCTGGTACTTGATGCCGGATGCTTTCGAGCAGTTTTTCAACCTGATGGGCACAACTGCCGCCAAGGAGCTCAACCTCACAAGGCTTTCCCCCGCCTACCAGACCTTTGAGGAGGGCAACCCAGAGCCACTGGTGCTCTCAAACAAGCTCGAAGAGGTTAAGGCCCTATTCGAATCCCAGGAGCCAGGCAGCTCTAAGCGGCTTCAGGACTACCTGGACAGCGCCCAGGAGGCTTACGAACTCTCCGTGAAGCACTTTCTCTATACGAACTTCAAAGACCTGAGAAGCTTTCTGCACCCCGAGGTCTTGGCAAAGCTCGGCAAGTTCGTGAAACTTCTGCTGACCTCGCTCTATAAGTTCTCCTCCCAGTACGTCAGCAATCCCACGCTCCTGAAGGTGCTGAACTTCCCGGCGGTATTTCTAGGTGCTTCGCCCTACAACACCCCGAGCATGTACCACCTCATGAGCCACGTGGACATGAATCAAGGTGTGTTTTACCCGCAGGGAGGCCTGCACACCGTCATTGAGGCCACCGCAAGGTTAGCCAAGCAGCACGGCGTCGAGATCCACACCTCATCCCCGGTAGCAAAGATCTTGACTTCAGCGGGCAAGGCGGTTGGAGTCAGGGTTGGTGCCGCTGACTACCTCGCCGACGTCGTGGTCGCGAGCGCCGATCTGCAGTTTGTTGAGACTCAGCTGCTGGAACCCAGTGAGCAGTCATTCCCGCAGAGCTGGTGGAACAAGCGTCAACCAGGACCCTCCGCACTGCTGCTCTACTTAGGAGTGAAAGGCAAGATCCCTCAGCTGCAGCACCACACCCTGCTGAACACCGCAGACTGGGACAAGAATTTTGACGCCGTGTTCCGCAAGGCCGACGGCAAGTCGATCATTCCATCTCCTGCCTCCCTCTACATCTGCATGCCCTCCAAAACTGACCCGAGCGTGGCGCCCGAGGGTATGGAGAACATCTTTGTGCTGGTGCCTATTGCCGCAGACCCCGCCATCGGAGGTGCCGGAGACGAGCGCTTTGAAGCCGCAGCGGACCAGGTGATTGATCAAATTGCAACCTGGTGCCAGATTCCTGATTTCAAGGAGCGCATTGTCCTTCGCCGCAGCTTTGGTCCGAGGGACTTCAAGGCTGAGCTCAACGCCTGGAGTGGCACCGCCCTTGGAATGGCTCACACCCTCGGACAGAGCGCATTCTTCAGGCCCAAGAACTACTCAAAGAAGCTCAAGAATCTGTTCTACGTTGGCCACAACACCATTCCGGGCATAGGTTTGCCAATGTGCCTAATCGGTGCCGAGTTGGTTTACAAGCATCTGACCGATGATCGCAGCGCAGGGCCAATTAAGGGTGAACTCAAGCCGGTGAAGGTCTTCAAAGGCCTAGCTTGA